One genomic window of Sporosarcina ureae includes the following:
- a CDS encoding DUF554 domain-containing protein, whose amino-acid sequence MILFGSLFNVFTIIIGTLIGRFLYGIPERMKETIMYGIGMAVVAIGLQMTFETTQIVIVILSIVIGAIIGEWIDLDQKVNQLGRWIEKKLPAKKEGQGIAQGFVTATLFFCVGSMAIIGAIDSGLRNDHNVLIMKGILDGFTSIIFSSTLGIGVAFAAIPLLIYQGSITFLATVLSRFVPDELMQFFISEMTATGGLMIAAIGLNLIGLTKIRVANFIPGIGVVAIIVTIVYAF is encoded by the coding sequence ATGATATTGTTTGGTTCACTGTTTAATGTATTTACGATTATCATCGGTACATTAATTGGAAGGTTTTTATATGGAATACCCGAACGCATGAAAGAAACCATCATGTACGGAATAGGAATGGCCGTAGTAGCAATTGGTTTACAAATGACATTCGAAACGACACAAATAGTCATTGTCATTCTTAGTATTGTGATAGGCGCAATCATCGGCGAATGGATTGACCTTGATCAAAAGGTTAACCAATTGGGGCGATGGATTGAAAAGAAGTTACCCGCTAAAAAAGAAGGACAAGGAATCGCACAAGGATTCGTTACGGCTACGCTGTTTTTTTGCGTAGGTTCTATGGCAATTATCGGGGCGATTGATAGTGGTCTCCGTAATGACCACAACGTTTTAATAATGAAAGGAATATTAGATGGATTCACTTCCATCATCTTTAGTTCTACATTAGGCATTGGTGTGGCATTTGCGGCCATTCCTCTATTGATTTATCAAGGAAGTATAACCTTTCTTGCTACCGTCCTCAGTCGGTTTGTCCCAGATGAGTTAATGCAGTTTTTCATTTCTGAAATGACAGCTACAGGTGGTTTGATGATTGCGGCAATCGGATTAAATCTAATCGGCTTGACGAAAATCCGAGTAGCCAATTTTATCCCAGGTATTGGGGTAGTTGCGATCATCGTAACGATTGTATATGCTTTTTGA
- a CDS encoding ParB/RepB/Spo0J family partition protein: MSKGLGKGLNALFPRETLEKVELLRLKSIKVNPYQPRKEFNDVSLNELSESIKEHGVLQPIIVRSVGTQYEIVVGERRFRASELAGKKEIPAVVRDLTDEQSMEMAILENLQREDLSPIEVAEAYQNLMESLKLTQEQLAFRLGKSRPHIANHIRLLALPEKVLKDISHGILSMGHGRTLLGLRKKEQILAIAEKTKTEGLNVRQLEKLVQHLNEDVPRETKKEKKKDIFIEAQENTLREQFGTNVTIKKTKKKGKIEIEFHSDEDFERILELLNAE; this comes from the coding sequence ATGAGTAAAGGTCTAGGTAAGGGTCTTAATGCATTATTTCCTCGTGAAACATTAGAAAAGGTAGAGCTTTTACGTCTAAAAAGTATTAAAGTCAATCCATATCAGCCGCGCAAAGAATTCAATGATGTGTCTTTGAATGAATTGAGCGAATCAATTAAGGAACATGGCGTTCTGCAACCAATCATCGTACGAAGTGTAGGTACGCAGTATGAAATCGTTGTAGGGGAAAGAAGATTCCGCGCTTCTGAATTAGCAGGCAAAAAAGAAATTCCAGCAGTTGTACGTGATTTAACAGATGAACAATCCATGGAAATGGCTATTCTCGAAAACTTGCAGCGTGAGGACTTATCCCCAATTGAAGTAGCAGAGGCATATCAAAACCTAATGGAAAGTCTAAAGCTCACACAAGAGCAACTTGCCTTTAGGTTAGGCAAGAGTAGACCACATATTGCCAACCATATTCGTTTACTCGCGTTACCGGAGAAAGTTTTGAAAGACATTTCCCACGGAATACTTTCAATGGGACATGGCCGAACACTTCTCGGTTTGCGTAAAAAAGAACAAATCTTAGCTATTGCGGAAAAGACCAAGACGGAAGGATTAAATGTCCGTCAATTGGAGAAATTAGTTCAACATTTAAATGAAGATGTTCCACGTGAAACAAAGAAGGAAAAGAAAAAAGATATATTTATTGAAGCACAGGAAAACACACTGCGTGAACAATTCGGTACAAATGTAACCATTAAGAAAACGAAGAAAAAAGGTAAAATCGAAATCGAGTTTCATTCGGATGAGGATTTTGAACGTATTCTTGAATTATTGAACGCTGAGTGA
- a CDS encoding ParA family protein, translating into MGKIIAIANQKGGVGKTTTSVNLSACLAHLGKKVLLIDSDPQGNATSGVGVNKGDVQDCIYNMLIDDVPVRDVILPTDIENLEIVPATISLAGAEIELVSTISREVRMKHAIQDIKDDYDYVIIDCPPSLGLLTLNALTASDSIIIPVQCEYYALEGLSQLLSTIRLVQKHLNEALYIDGVLLTMFDARTNLGIQVIEEVKKYFQDKVYTTIIPRNVRLSEAPSHGKPIILYDPRSKGAEVYSELAKEVVENE; encoded by the coding sequence GTGGGTAAGATTATTGCTATAGCAAATCAAAAAGGCGGAGTCGGAAAAACGACGACTTCTGTAAACTTAAGTGCATGCCTTGCCCATTTAGGCAAAAAAGTGCTCTTAATTGATTCCGATCCACAAGGAAATGCGACGAGCGGAGTCGGTGTTAACAAAGGTGATGTACAAGACTGTATTTATAATATGTTAATTGATGATGTGCCAGTACGTGACGTTATTCTGCCAACAGATATTGAAAATCTTGAAATTGTTCCTGCTACCATTTCGCTTGCGGGTGCTGAAATAGAGCTAGTTTCTACGATATCCCGTGAGGTTCGTATGAAACACGCAATTCAAGACATTAAAGATGACTATGATTATGTCATTATCGACTGTCCTCCATCTCTTGGTCTTTTAACGTTGAACGCATTAACGGCTTCGGATTCAATTATAATTCCTGTACAGTGTGAATACTATGCGCTCGAAGGACTTAGCCAATTGCTAAGTACGATCCGCTTGGTTCAAAAACATTTAAATGAGGCACTTTATATTGACGGGGTATTATTGACAATGTTTGACGCTCGGACCAATTTAGGCATTCAAGTTATTGAAGAAGTAAAGAAATACTTCCAAGATAAAGTGTATACAACAATCATTCCGCGTAACGTTCGTTTAAGTGAAGCACCGAGTCATGGTAAGCCGATTATATTATATGATCCACGATCCAAAGGTGCGGAAGTGTATTCAGAGTTGGCAAAGGAAGTGGTGGAGAATGAGTAA
- the noc gene encoding nucleoid occlusion protein, which produces MKSTFSRFFGGGEKMTTIEEVKVHHLEKVAQIAIDSITPNQYQPRAIFNEEKIEELARTIHTHGVIQPIVIRTKEDGSYEIIAGERRFRAMRKLGWTEVPAIVRDLDDKETASIALIENLQREELTAIEEAHAYERLLELHELTQEALAQRLGKGQSTIANKMRLLKLPEPVQTAILQKKISERHARALLPLKEPTLQMEVLEEIKINQYNVKDLEARIKEILYPAESVEKVQPARRRGPRQKAVSKDVRIAVNTLRESLALISKSGIEVVSEEVDSEEYYTITVKICKK; this is translated from the coding sequence TTGAAAAGTACTTTTTCGCGTTTTTTTGGTGGGGGAGAAAAGATGACTACAATAGAAGAAGTAAAAGTTCATCATCTGGAGAAGGTAGCACAAATTGCAATTGATTCAATTACACCGAATCAATACCAGCCACGGGCAATTTTCAATGAAGAAAAAATTGAAGAACTTGCTAGAACAATCCATACACATGGCGTTATTCAACCCATTGTTATTCGAACAAAAGAAGACGGATCATACGAAATCATCGCTGGGGAACGAAGATTTCGGGCAATGCGTAAGCTTGGTTGGACAGAAGTACCAGCAATTGTGCGTGACTTAGATGATAAAGAGACAGCCTCAATTGCTTTAATTGAGAACTTGCAGCGTGAAGAATTAACGGCAATTGAAGAAGCACATGCTTATGAACGTTTACTAGAGCTACATGAATTAACACAGGAAGCATTGGCGCAACGGCTCGGTAAAGGGCAGTCTACAATTGCAAATAAGATGCGCTTGTTGAAATTACCTGAACCGGTTCAAACAGCAATTTTACAGAAAAAGATATCTGAACGTCATGCACGTGCTTTATTACCGTTAAAAGAACCGACACTTCAAATGGAAGTGCTGGAAGAAATCAAAATAAATCAATATAACGTCAAGGATTTAGAAGCTAGGATTAAAGAAATATTGTATCCAGCAGAATCAGTTGAGAAAGTACAACCCGCAAGAAGACGCGGACCTCGACAAAAAGCTGTGAGTAAGGATGTTCGTATTGCAGTGAATACCTTGCGCGAATCTCTTGCGCTGATATCTAAGAGTGGAATTGAAGTAGTCTCTGAGGAAGTGGATTCTGAAGAATACTACACGATTACGGTGAAAATATGTAAAAAGTGA
- the rsmG gene encoding 16S rRNA (guanine(527)-N(7))-methyltransferase RsmG has protein sequence MTEEQFYEALQEKGFELSDAQKQQFKRYFEVLVEWNEKMNLTAITDAPSVYLKHFYDSITSAFYVDFTKYESVCDVGAGAGFPSIPLKIIYPHLHVTIVDSLNKRITFLNHLAGELQLENVAFVHARAEEFGRNPKYREQFDVVTARAVARLSVLSELCIPLAKQGGLFVSMKGAAASEEMKDATRAVKLLGAVLQNEHEFLLPEEDSERHIFVFEKKKQTPKKYPRKPGVPNKTPITAN, from the coding sequence ATGACAGAAGAACAGTTTTACGAAGCTCTGCAAGAGAAAGGTTTTGAGTTGTCCGATGCACAGAAGCAACAATTCAAACGCTATTTTGAAGTGCTCGTCGAATGGAATGAAAAGATGAACTTGACGGCAATTACGGATGCACCTTCCGTATATCTAAAGCATTTCTATGATTCCATAACAAGTGCATTTTACGTGGACTTCACAAAATATGAGTCTGTTTGCGACGTAGGTGCTGGCGCGGGTTTTCCGAGTATCCCGTTGAAGATTATCTACCCGCACCTACACGTGACGATTGTAGATTCATTGAATAAACGTATTACATTTTTAAATCATTTGGCTGGTGAATTACAGCTTGAAAATGTAGCATTTGTCCATGCAAGGGCAGAAGAGTTTGGTCGTAACCCGAAGTACCGTGAACAGTTTGATGTAGTGACTGCACGCGCGGTAGCACGGTTATCGGTATTATCGGAACTTTGCATTCCGCTTGCCAAACAAGGGGGACTGTTTGTTTCTATGAAAGGTGCAGCTGCATCGGAAGAAATGAAAGATGCTACTCGAGCAGTAAAACTACTTGGAGCAGTTTTACAGAATGAACATGAATTCTTATTACCGGAAGAAGATAGTGAACGTCATATTTTTGTATTTGAAAAGAAAAAGCAGACACCTAAGAAATATCCTAGAAAACCAGGAGTACCTAATAAAACACCGATTACAGCAAACTAA